One Salminus brasiliensis chromosome 5, fSalBra1.hap2, whole genome shotgun sequence DNA segment encodes these proteins:
- the trim109 gene encoding tripartite motif containing 109, translating to MDSRLSKQIQCSVCLGDFVDPVSLLCDHTFCRQCISNHSQSSRGLRLCPECRRPYTMWDLRSNRVLRNMVDAVREHLSEQQALRDRGAAAGTPDGARAGPVPEPEKLVCTEHKERLKLFCETDQQLVCLICRDGDTHQGHKFKPVDEAAGPKKEMLREPLSFMTKENKELEELIKKQTAEITTTEEKSKQLSAQISAQFEEMHQFLRERERKVKALLEKEEKAVVEMMRKNRNEIEEKLNKGREEEAILHSVLETDRPDGFLQWWIENGLDLVEGKRETDAESPEFKSSLKGLSVMPDSLFLGPYETHLQFFVWKEMLGSIKPVPDRNVISDCHDPYLRVSSDGRSVTRTGKKGLFHRQKDYRPLARTHKTFQSGQHYWEVDVGEKRDWSMGVDEGCISNTNKDIRLQLKHNQGYCIKENGTEVEKELTVKPRRIGLYLDCDRRQVCFYNADDMTLLHSSVYPSSTPYSLSLSPGVYLQDRSVDPLTVCWN from the exons ATGGATTCTCGCCTCTCCAAGCAGATCCAGTGCTCCGTGTGCCTGGGAGACTTCGTGGACCCGGTCAgcctgctgtgtgaccacactTTCTGCAGGCAGTGCATCAGTAATCACTCCCAGAGCAGCCGGGGCCTCAGGCTGTGCCCGGAATGCCGTCGGCCCTACACCATGTGGGATCTGCGGTCCAACAGGGTGCTCAGGAACATGGTGGACGCTGTCAGGGAGCATCTGTCGGAGCAGCAGGCACTCAGAGACAGGGGCGCGGCTGCTGGCACGCCGGACGGGGCCAGAGCCGGGCCGGTGCCGGAGCCGGAGAAGCTGGTGTGTACGGAACACAAGGAAAGACTGAAACTGTTCTGCGAGACGGACCAGCAGTTAGTGTGCCTGATCTGCAGGGACGGTGATACCCACCAAGGCCACAAGTTCAAACCAGTGGACGAGGCAGCAGGACCCAAGAAG GAGATGCTGAGAGAACCGCTGAGCTTCATGACGAAGGAGAACAAAGAGCTGGAGGAGCTGATAAAGAAGCAGACGGCTGAGATCACCACGACTGAG gaGAAATCTAAGCAGCTTTCGGCTCAGATCTCAGCTCAGTTTGAGGAGATGCACCAATTCCTCCGAGAGAGGGAGCGGAAGGTGAAGGCGCtgctggagaaggaggagaaggccGTGGTGGAGATGATGCGAAAGAACAGAAATGAGATAGAGGAGAAACTGAACAagggaagagaggaggaggctaTTCTGCATTCCGTCCTGGAGACAGATCGGCCCGATGGGTTTCTGCAG TGGTGGATCGAGAACGGGCTGGATTTAGTTGAAGGGAAGAGGGAAACTGATGCGGAGTCCCCAGA GTTTAAGTCCAGTCTGAAAGGCCTCAGCGTCATGCCCGACTCCCTGTTCCTCGGACCCTATGAGACCCACCTGCAGTTTTTTGTGTGGAAGGAGATGCTTGGGTCTATAAAACCAG TACCCGACCGCAACGTCATATCTGACTGCCATGACCCATACCTCAGGGTTTCTTCTGATGGCCGCAGTGTGACCCGCACGGGCAAGAAGGGGCTTTTCCACCGGCAGAAAGACTACAGACCACTGGCCCGGACCCACAAGACCTTCCAGTCGGGACAGCATTACTGGGAGGTGGATGTGGGGGAGAAGAGAGACTGGAGCATGGGCGTGGACGAAGGGTGCATAagcaacacaaacaaagacatcaggCTCCAGCTGAAGCACAACCAGGGCTACTGCATTAAAGAGAACGGCACAGAGGTCGAGAAGGAGCTGACCGTGAAGCCGCGGAGGATCGGCCTGTACCTGGACTGCGACCGGCGGCAGGTGTGTTTTTATAATGCTGATGATATGACTCTCCTCCATTCCTCTGTCTATCCCTCCTCCACTCCCTACTCCCTCAGTCTCTCACCCGGGGTCTACCTGCAGGACAGGAGTGTTGACCCGCTGACCGTCTGCTGGAACTGA